The Actinomycetes bacterium sequence CACCACCTTCGAGGTTCCGATGCCTGCAGCCGCTGGTAGATACCCGGCCGACCCTGATGAGGCACAGACTGCACTCACTGGCATCGGACAGTTCGACGTGCGGGCGACTGCACTCAACATGGCACAGGTGGTGGGTGCGGTCGCACAAGGTGGATCGGTGATGTACCCCTACCTGGTCACCGAAATCGGTCGACCCGACAAGACCGTGTTGGATCGCACTCAGCCGCAGACCGTCGGGCGGGCCGTCTCCAGTCAGACCGCCGACCAGCTCACCAGCATGATGGTGCAGGTCGTCAGTCGGGGTACCGGAAGCAACGGTGCTATCCGGGGAGTCCCCGTCGCGGGTAAGACCGGAACTGCTGAAAATGGCGATGGATCACCGGATACTGTCTGGTTCACATCATTCGCGCCTGCAAGTACCCCGGAAGTTGCCGTCGCGGTCGTCTTGGAGCGCAATGGCGGTAGCGGCAACTCGCAAGCCGCACCCATTGCCCGGGCAGTGATGGAAGCAGTCTTGGGTCGATGACTAAGAATCCACACATGACAAGGCATCATAAGAACAGGCCATGACAAAGGAGAGCGCATGACCGACGAGCAAAACACCGCTGGCAACCAGCCTGACGATCAGGGCGCGGTACCCGAGCCGACACCGGTTCAGGGGTCCAGTTCAGTGGATGAGCCGACGATGAATGACGGTGCCGCGATGCCGCCAGTCGTTCCGCCCGGAGCTGGCAAGACCATGCTCGGTGATCGCTATGAGATCGGTGAACTGATCGGACGTGGCGGTATGGCTGAGGTTCACGAGGCTTATGATCTGCGGCTAGGACGTCGGGTAGCGGTGAAGATTCTGCGCCCGGAACTTGCCCGGGATCCGTCCTTCCATCAGCGGTTTCGTCGAGAGGCCCACAGCGCGGCCGCGCTCAACCACCCCAACATCGTCGCTGTTTACGACACTGGCGAGGGAACACTGGGCGCCGGTCCTACTGCCGTGACAGTTCCCTACATCGTCATGGAATACGTAGACGGTATGACGCTGCGGCAACTGCTGTCCAGCGGTCGTCGGCTACTACCGGAGCGCGCTCTCGACATCATTTCCCAGACTCTGGCCGCACTGGACTACAGCCACCGACATGGCATCGTGCACCGCGATATCAAGCCCGCCAACGTCATGTTGACGAAAGCTGGCGACGTCAAAGTCATGGACTTCGGCATCGCCCGAGCGCTTGCAGCCGAAGGTCAAACCATGACTGCCACCTCACAGGTCATGGGCACCGCTCAGTACCTCTCGCCGGAACAGGCTAAGGGTCAGGTTGTAGACGCCCGTTCCGACCTCTACTCCACAGGTTGTGTCCTCTACGAACTGCTTACCGATCGCGCCCCCTTCATGGGTGAAACGGCCGTTGCGGTGGCCTATCAGCACGTCAGTGAACAGCCGATCCCACCGTCCCAACTTGACGGACAAGTGACTCCCGAGATCGATTCCATCGTGCTGCGGGCGCTAGCCAAAGAGCCGGATGCGCGGTACCAAACCGCTGCGGAGTTCAAGGTCGACGTGGACAACGCCATCTCCGGCGCACCGGTCACTGCCCCCATCCCTGTGGTCAGTGAACCAAACCCCACACAGGCGATGCCACCAGTGGCACCCGCTCCAGTGGAGGAAGAAAAAAAGAAGAAATCACCATGGCTGTGGGTTGCCATTGCCGCAGTAATCTTGCTACTCCTCGGAGGTGCCGGGGCATTCGCAAACGGCCTCTTCGGCTCCAACCAGGCCGGAGACGTGGAAGTCCCAAAGGTCACCGGTCTGACGTTAAACGAGGCACAAAGTCAGTTGAGTTCTGCCGGCCTGCGAGTCGGTGACGTCAGCACCAAATCCTCCAATAAGCCCGACGGGACAGTGCTCCAACAGGATCCGTCAGCAGGAGAGATGCTGGACGAAGGTCAAGGGGTCAATCTGACTGTCTCCGGTGGACCCGGCGAGGCGGTAGTTCCCAACGTGGTGGGGCAAGCGAGTCCCGACGCCGCAAAGCGACAACTCGAGTTGGCTGACCTGGAACTGGGCAATGTTCGAGAACAAGACAGTGACCAACCAGAGGGCTACGTACTCAGTCAGTCCCCGGAGAACGGCACTTCTGTTGCCAAGGGCTCTCAGGTCAACATTGTGG is a genomic window containing:
- the pknB gene encoding Stk1 family PASTA domain-containing Ser/Thr kinase, with translation MLGDRYEIGELIGRGGMAEVHEAYDLRLGRRVAVKILRPELARDPSFHQRFRREAHSAAALNHPNIVAVYDTGEGTLGAGPTAVTVPYIVMEYVDGMTLRQLLSSGRRLLPERALDIISQTLAALDYSHRHGIVHRDIKPANVMLTKAGDVKVMDFGIARALAAEGQTMTATSQVMGTAQYLSPEQAKGQVVDARSDLYSTGCVLYELLTDRAPFMGETAVAVAYQHVSEQPIPPSQLDGQVTPEIDSIVLRALAKEPDARYQTAAEFKVDVDNAISGAPVTAPIPVVSEPNPTQAMPPVAPAPVEEEKKKKSPWLWVAIAAVILLLLGGAGAFANGLFGSNQAGDVEVPKVTGLTLNEAQSQLSSAGLRVGDVSTKSSNKPDGTVLQQDPSAGEMLDEGQGVNLTVSGGPGEAVVPNVVGQASPDAAKRQLELADLELGNVREQDSDQPEGYVLSQSPENGTSVAKGSQVNIVVSNGLVAVANVVGQQQQNARDTLSDQGLRVKVQENSGSQPSGTVISQDPTAGTKVSRGDTVTLTVSTGPTPTPTATSENQQNPSRQGQSAPPTELTPPQAEGDFQP